Within Fusobacterium gonidiaformans ATCC 25563, the genomic segment TAGTTTCAATTTTTGTTTTTGGTAATTGAAAAATACTCGCTGCTCTAAGCCCCACCTTTTTTAAAAGGGAACAAGTTGCGTTTGATCCTGTTAGATCATCTGCAACAATGATGTATTTTGCCATATTATCCTCCTATATTGTTTTGTCTTTTCCATCTACCTGTATAATTTTTTTCTCTAATCCATATTTTTCGATTTCTTTTTTGGAAAAAATATGGTCTGTAATAATACTGTCAAAATTTTTAATATGAGCTGCCTTATACAATTTTTTCTTACCAAACTTACTGTAATCTGTTAATAAAATATTCTTTTCACTAATCTTCATAATACTACGTTTTAAAATAACTTTTACTTCAGTAGGAACAGTAATATCTAAGTTATCCGAAATAGAAGAGATTCCTAAAAATGCAATATCTGCATTATAATTTTCTATCTGTTTTATGGATAATACACTAGTTGTTGCACCGGTTTCTCGAGCAACTTCTCCCCCTAAAAGTATAAGTTTGATATTTTCTTTTTGATATAACTCTAAGGCAATATATAAGTCATTTGTGATAACTCTTAAATTTTGAATAGAAGATTGAGCTATAAGACAGGCTAGCTCATAGGTCGTTGTTCCTGCATCCAAAATAATCGTCATATTAG encodes:
- a CDS encoding DeoR/GlpR family DNA-binding transcription regulator, which produces MLSSERYQFIVQYLEEHNSATRKELADLLGVTSMTIGRDLKKLEQKGYLVCTYGGAILPNSLVEEKKYDRKKEENTKIKKRIAEKALEEIRSNMTIILDAGTTTYELACLIAQSSIQNLRVITNDLYIALELYQKENIKLILLGGEVARETGATTSVLSIKQIENYNADIAFLGISSISDNLDITVPTEVKVILKRSIMKISEKNILLTDYSKFGKKKLYKAAHIKNFDSIITDHIFSKKEIEKYGLEKKIIQVDGKDKTI